The Theileria parva strain Muguga chromosome 1, complete sequence, whole genome shotgun sequence DNA window GTTGTTTTAGATATGAGATATTGTCTGATCCAGACAAGCGTCGCATATACGACGAACACGGCGAGGAAGGCCTTGACGGAAGCTACACTGCCACCGACGCTTCTGACGTATTCTACTCATAAACTACTTATAcaacactatttactatataaatattacttCTACACTGttatctacacaatttcaAATTTGCTGTAGATATTTGATTTGTTTTTTGGTGGTTCTCGTAAACCAAAGGGTAAAAAACGCGGTGAAGATATCGTTTCTCACCTCAAAGTGTCATTAGAACAGGTAATCTCATTAATGTTACACCAATAGTATTACGccaatagtatatagttattacatagttaatactacaataatagtataatctTGATTCTAGATATATAATGGTACAATGAGAAAATTGGCGATAAACAAGGACATAATTTGCAATGTTTGTGACGGTCACGGAGGACCAAAGGACTCATTTCTGACTTGCAGTTCCTGTAACGGACAGGGAATTAGGGTTCAGATTCGTCAGATGGGTTCTATGATTCACCAAACCCAGACCACGTGTTCCAGCTGTAACGGCCAAGGGAAAACACTCCCAGAGTCTAAACGTTGCAAAAACTGTAGCGGTAAAGGTGTAAAACAGACGAAGAAGATCCTCGAGGTTTTCGTAGAAAAAGGTGTCCCTGACCAGCACAAGATCACATTTCACGGCGAGGCTGATGAAAGACCCAATGAGATCCCGGGCTCCGTCATCTTCGTCATTAATCAGAACCCCCATGACACCTTCAAACGTAATGGAAACGACCTCTTCATGACCAAAGCAATCCCACTTTACCAAGCCCTCACTGGATGCACCTTCTATCTCACTCATCTAGATGATCGTATACTCAAAATCAACGTAACCCCTAAAACTACCATTatattacttatttattattatagtattattatattacttatttattattatagtattattttatttcttatttattattatattattatatagttaatattatatagttagtatTAAAGTGGTGTATATTTTGTTTAGACTCCACCTGGTGAAGTAGTGAAGCCTGGATCGTGTAAAGTAATAACTGGCGAGGGTATGCCGATATATAAGAGTGCCTATGGGAAGGGGAACCTTTACGTTACATTTGACGTGATATTCCCAGTTGGGCGAACCTTCACGCCAGGTGAGAAGGAGAAGCTTCTAGAGCTGTTCCCCTTCACGCCCGAGACTCCAGCAAAGCCTGACACTCAAGTCGACGAGTACACCGCACAGCACTTTGACCTTGACGACTACAAGTACACTGATAACTCAAGAGAATATGAAGAGGACGAAGCCGGACCTACCGATCGGGTTCAATGCAGACAACAGTAATCTCACATTTTCAGCGTTAATCGCATTAGTCTCATACTAacacactttacacattattcattctattaactatattaattCACTAGCCACGTACTAAACTATAACATATGT harbors:
- the DNAJ1 gene encoding chaperone protein DnaJ, encoding MFFGGFPFDGMPGGSMPHSRSKEPVDTEKLYKLLDLSKDCSESEIKKAYRKLAIKHHPDKGGDPEKFKEISKAYEILSDPDKRRIYDEHGEEGLDGSYTATDASDIFDLFFGGSRKPKGKKRGEDIVSHLKVSLEQIYNGTMRKLAINKDIICNVCDGHGGPKDSFLTCSSCNGQGIRVQIRQMGSMIHQTQTTCSSCNGQGKTLPESKRCKNCSGKGVKQTKKILEVFVEKGVPDQHKITFHGEADERPNEIPGSVIFVINQNPHDTFKRNGNDLFMTKAIPLYQALTGCTFYLTHLDDRILKINTPPGEVVKPGSCKVITGEGMPIYKSAYGKGNLYVTFDVIFPVGRTFTPGEKEKLLELFPFTPETPAKPDTQVDEYTAQHFDLDDYKYTDNSREYEEDEAGPTDRVQCRQQ